The following are encoded in a window of Chryseobacterium sp. genomic DNA:
- a CDS encoding winged helix-turn-helix transcriptional regulator, whose amino-acid sequence MAKRECSNCLDTLEPVREALNVINGKWKLPIIISVSVGNERFNAIQESIPGISARVLAKELKDLERHQLIRRTVSDNYPSRIIYKAEAYADTLTPIIYALKDWGINHRNRMSVSDNFCDDIE is encoded by the coding sequence ATGGCAAAGAGAGAATGCAGCAATTGTCTGGACACTTTAGAACCGGTACGTGAGGCCCTGAATGTTATAAATGGTAAATGGAAACTGCCAATTATTATCTCTGTTTCAGTAGGTAATGAGAGGTTTAATGCCATACAGGAAAGTATCCCGGGGATCAGTGCACGTGTGCTGGCCAAGGAACTGAAGGACCTGGAGCGCCACCAGCTCATACGCCGTACGGTTTCGGATAATTATCCGTCGCGTATCATTTACAAAGCAGAAGCGTACGCTGACACCCTGACGCCGATTATCTATGCCCTGAAAGACTGGGGAATTAACCACAGGAACAGAATGTCGGTTTCCGACAATTTTTGTGATGATATAGAATAA
- a CDS encoding LLM class flavin-dependent oxidoreductase: protein MNNRTISYSILELAIVSQGQSSKETLNNSLVLAKEAEELGYKRFWFAEHHNSESVGSSATSVLIGYVAENTTKLRVGSGGIMLPNHAPLIIAEQFSTLAHLYPGRIDLGLGRAPGTDQETAREIRSDFMQAAHSFPREVAKIQQYFSADNKTAKVRVPMAEGTDVPVYILGSSTDSAHLAAQKGLPYAFASHFATTHLHSALRIYRDEFQPSEFLEKPYTIAGVNVYVADTDEEAQELFTSLIRMFIGILTGARDPLYPPGPMTNDLEEMFHHPAVQQMLKYSFVGSRETVKREIRQFLEETGVDELIVVSTMFNLQDRLKSAHLFSEIMTEINNGN, encoded by the coding sequence ATGAATAACCGAACAATATCATACTCAATCCTGGAACTCGCGATCGTTTCGCAGGGACAAAGTTCTAAGGAAACTCTAAACAACTCTCTGGTTCTGGCAAAAGAGGCCGAAGAACTTGGCTATAAGCGATTCTGGTTTGCAGAACATCATAATTCCGAGTCCGTAGGCAGCAGCGCTACCTCGGTCCTTATTGGCTATGTAGCCGAAAACACCACGAAACTTAGAGTGGGTTCCGGCGGAATTATGCTTCCGAATCACGCCCCGCTTATCATTGCTGAACAGTTCAGTACACTCGCACACCTATATCCGGGCCGGATTGATTTAGGACTTGGGCGTGCACCCGGTACCGACCAGGAAACCGCCCGTGAGATCCGTTCGGATTTTATGCAGGCCGCACATTCATTCCCAAGAGAGGTGGCAAAGATTCAGCAGTATTTTTCAGCCGACAATAAAACCGCTAAGGTACGCGTACCTATGGCCGAAGGAACTGACGTTCCGGTTTATATATTAGGTTCCAGTACCGACAGCGCACATCTTGCGGCTCAAAAAGGCCTGCCGTATGCTTTTGCCAGCCATTTCGCGACCACGCATCTGCATAGTGCGCTCCGGATTTACCGCGACGAATTCCAGCCCTCAGAGTTTTTGGAAAAGCCTTACACCATTGCTGGTGTGAATGTATATGTCGCAGATACTGATGAAGAAGCGCAGGAACTCTTTACGTCGCTGATTCGAATGTTTATTGGCATACTTACAGGTGCCCGAGATCCGCTTTATCCACCCGGACCCATGACGAACGATTTGGAGGAGATGTTCCACCATCCGGCGGTGCAGCAAATGCTGAAATACTCCTTTGTGGGAAGCCGCGAAACTGTGAAAAGGGAAATCAGGCAGTTCCTGGAAGAAACCGGCGTAGATGAACTCATCGTTGTTTCTACAATGTTCAACCTTCAGGATAGGCTCAAATCCGCACATCTGTTTTCGGAAATTATGACGGAAATAAACAATGGGAATTAA
- a CDS encoding DUF2130 domain-containing protein has translation MNEIICPHCNKAFKIDEAGFADIVRQVRDHQFEHELKTRLALADREKESAVKLAEAQVRQTLQENLAKKDREISELKAQSEVALAEKINQKEAEILKLKSIIDNVEIQKQLAVTEAVQKIEKERDALAHEVRTKDLEKQNLEGSLKQHFATELQNKEAIIKYKDDEIARIRDMKLKLSTKMLGESLEQHCEIEFNKLRATAFQKAYFEKDNDARSGSKGDYIYKEFDDAGNEIISIMFEMKNECDATATKKRNEDFLKELDKDRNEKKCEYAVLVSCLEAESEYYNSGIVDVSHRYSKMYVVRPQFFIPIITLLRNAAMNSLQYKAELALVKSQNIDITNFEEKMNKFKEGFARNYDLASRKFKDAIDGIDKTIHQLQKTKEALLSSENNLRLANQKTEDLTIKKLTHNNPTMKAKFDELKENPGENPDLF, from the coding sequence ATGAACGAAATAATCTGCCCCCACTGTAACAAAGCCTTTAAAATTGATGAAGCCGGATTTGCCGATATTGTGCGGCAGGTACGCGACCATCAGTTTGAACACGAACTTAAAACCCGGCTGGCGCTGGCCGACCGTGAAAAAGAAAGCGCCGTAAAACTGGCGGAGGCTCAGGTAAGGCAGACACTTCAGGAAAACCTGGCAAAAAAAGACCGCGAAATTTCTGAACTTAAAGCTCAGAGCGAAGTGGCTCTGGCCGAAAAGATTAATCAGAAAGAAGCTGAAATCCTGAAACTGAAATCCATCATCGATAATGTAGAGATTCAGAAACAACTGGCCGTTACTGAAGCTGTGCAGAAGATTGAAAAGGAACGCGATGCACTGGCTCATGAGGTGCGTACCAAGGATCTGGAGAAACAGAATCTGGAGGGATCCCTGAAACAGCATTTTGCCACCGAACTTCAGAATAAGGAAGCCATCATTAAATATAAAGATGATGAAATAGCCCGCATTCGTGATATGAAACTCAAACTGAGCACCAAAATGCTGGGCGAGTCCCTGGAGCAGCACTGCGAGATCGAATTCAACAAACTGCGCGCTACGGCTTTCCAGAAAGCCTATTTCGAAAAAGACAATGACGCACGTTCCGGCAGTAAAGGTGACTACATTTACAAAGAGTTTGATGATGCCGGCAATGAAATCATTTCGATTATGTTCGAAATGAAAAATGAATGCGACGCAACAGCTACAAAAAAGAGGAATGAGGATTTCCTGAAAGAACTGGACAAAGACCGTAATGAGAAGAAGTGCGAATACGCTGTTCTTGTTTCATGCCTGGAGGCAGAAAGCGAGTACTATAATTCCGGTATCGTAGACGTTTCCCACCGCTACAGCAAGATGTACGTGGTAAGACCCCAATTCTTTATCCCCATCATCACCTTACTCCGCAATGCAGCCATGAACTCCCTTCAGTACAAGGCTGAACTCGCCCTGGTGAAAAGCCAGAATATCGATATTACGAACTTTGAGGAGAAAATGAACAAGTTCAAGGAAGGATTTGCGCGGAATTACGATCTGGCCAGCCGAAAGTTTAAGGATGCCATAGACGGCATTGACAAAACCATCCATCAGCTTCAGAAAACCAAGGAAGCACTGCTTTCTTCGGAAAATAACCTCAGACTGGCCAATCAGAAAACTGAGGATCTTACAATCAAGAAACTTACGCACAACAATCCCACTATGAAGGCTAAGTTTGATGAACTGAAAGAAAATCCAGGCGAAAATCCGGATTTATTCTGA
- a CDS encoding endonuclease MutS2: MLIQQEDLDELEFPALLAEIAPFAYSHKTQDRIMELRPLAIDDAELTLKKTAEFLTSFESHNIIPFNEFEDIDDELKLMVIENFRLDAKSFIKIKNITAQIGRLQKFLPNFEETFPHLTAEIRKLEFRKEIIDRIDKVFNRFGDVKSDASTLLKEIRTEIQHSRKAIQENFNRALTTYGQSDFLDEIRETIIEDQRVLAVKSGFKKRVPGRVLGISKTGSITYIQPESVLKHYFKQRESEEEEKKELDRILRRLTAETAEFQPQLSEYQMYLFDLDLTRAKAKFAEQINGILPKINRHPTLRLREAYHPLLFLSNKAEGKKIFPQTLTLTEHNRILCISGPNAGGKSITLKTVGLLQLMIQSGILVPAHPKSEMFFFDKIMTDIGDNQSIENHLSTYSSRLKKMSGIIKEADAKTLLLIDEFGTGSDPELGGALAESFLEYFYGKKSFAIITTHYTNIKLVVEQLPNAENAAMLFDEKSLEPLYKLEVGQAGSSFTFEVAEKNKIPQFILRSAKKKVEKDVVNLDKTIVKLQQEKFEVEKLRTNLSEQKDSVTDKRDHLQKLNEQLQQKLFNFQKLYEEEHRKLQFGNKIEGFIDAYMKGKSRKDVVRDFVKILEQEKFRKLGTDKDESKKLQVVKRKITQQLKKADIQEKIAEAHEKIVERKKEERELWLKPGQRVRITGSTSVGTIEKVSKNKITVNYGTFKTTISADELERI; the protein is encoded by the coding sequence GTGCTGATACAACAAGAAGATTTAGACGAATTGGAATTCCCCGCGCTTTTAGCGGAAATTGCTCCATTTGCATACTCTCACAAAACGCAGGACCGGATTATGGAGCTGCGTCCATTGGCGATAGACGATGCTGAGCTTACGCTGAAGAAAACTGCAGAATTCCTCACCAGTTTTGAAAGTCATAACATCATTCCGTTTAATGAATTTGAAGATATTGACGATGAACTGAAACTTATGGTTATTGAAAACTTCCGGCTGGATGCGAAATCTTTTATCAAAATAAAGAATATTACGGCGCAGATTGGAAGGCTGCAAAAATTCTTACCCAATTTCGAGGAGACCTTTCCGCATCTGACGGCTGAAATCAGGAAACTTGAATTCCGCAAAGAAATCATTGACAGGATTGACAAGGTCTTTAACCGGTTCGGCGATGTAAAAAGCGACGCTTCTACCCTACTTAAAGAAATCCGGACCGAAATACAGCATTCAAGAAAAGCCATTCAGGAAAACTTTAACCGTGCCCTCACCACCTATGGGCAAAGTGACTTTCTGGATGAAATACGCGAGACCATTATTGAAGATCAGCGTGTATTGGCAGTAAAATCAGGCTTCAAGAAAAGAGTTCCGGGGCGGGTTTTGGGAATTTCGAAAACAGGTTCCATTACTTACATTCAGCCGGAAAGTGTGCTGAAGCATTATTTTAAGCAGCGGGAAAGTGAGGAGGAGGAAAAAAAAGAACTGGACCGCATTCTGCGGAGACTGACGGCTGAAACGGCAGAATTCCAGCCCCAACTCAGCGAATACCAAATGTATCTTTTCGATCTCGATCTTACTCGCGCAAAAGCAAAATTCGCTGAGCAGATTAACGGAATTCTCCCCAAAATAAACCGTCATCCTACCCTAAGACTGAGGGAGGCTTATCATCCGCTGCTGTTTTTAAGCAATAAAGCAGAAGGGAAAAAGATATTTCCCCAAACGCTGACTCTTACGGAGCACAACAGGATCCTTTGTATTTCCGGACCCAATGCCGGCGGAAAATCAATCACACTAAAGACGGTGGGTTTACTGCAGCTTATGATTCAGAGCGGTATCCTGGTCCCGGCGCATCCGAAGTCGGAGATGTTTTTCTTTGACAAAATAATGACAGATATCGGTGACAATCAGTCTATTGAGAATCACCTTTCCACTTATTCCTCGCGCCTCAAGAAGATGTCGGGCATCATTAAGGAAGCCGACGCCAAAACACTGCTGCTCATCGACGAATTTGGAACCGGTTCGGACCCTGAATTGGGTGGTGCCCTGGCCGAGAGTTTTCTGGAATATTTTTACGGAAAGAAGAGCTTTGCCATCATCACCACCCACTATACCAACATTAAACTTGTTGTGGAACAGCTGCCGAATGCAGAAAATGCCGCCATGCTTTTCGATGAGAAGAGTCTGGAACCACTCTATAAACTGGAAGTAGGTCAGGCCGGCAGTTCATTTACTTTTGAGGTAGCCGAGAAAAATAAAATCCCACAGTTCATCCTGAGATCTGCCAAGAAGAAGGTTGAAAAGGATGTGGTGAACCTGGACAAAACCATTGTAAAACTGCAGCAGGAAAAATTTGAGGTAGAGAAGCTTCGCACCAATCTTTCGGAACAGAAAGACTCGGTAACTGACAAACGCGATCATTTGCAAAAACTGAATGAGCAACTGCAGCAGAAACTCTTCAACTTCCAGAAACTGTACGAGGAAGAGCACCGCAAGCTGCAGTTCGGAAATAAGATTGAAGGCTTTATAGATGCCTATATGAAGGGGAAATCCCGGAAAGATGTTGTGCGCGATTTTGTAAAGATTCTGGAGCAGGAGAAATTCAGAAAGCTGGGTACGGATAAGGATGAATCCAAAAAACTGCAGGTTGTAAAGCGCAAAATTACCCAACAGTTAAAAAAGGCTGATATCCAGGAAAAAATTGCGGAAGCCCACGAAAAGATTGTTGAAAGGAAAAAAGAAGAACGTGAATTATGGCTGAAACCCGGCCAGCGTGTTAGGATCACGGGCAGCACAAGTGTGGGAACTATTGAGAAAGTTTCCAAAAACAAAATAACCGTAAATTACGGCACTTTCAAAACGACAATCAGCGCGGATGAACTTGAAAGAATTTAG
- a CDS encoding uracil-DNA glycosylase: MADWKEILAPIKNSTYFEQLWKDVQSEYADTKCFPPKKQIFRALELTPFNELRVVILGQDPYHNDGQANGLCFSVSESVATPPSLKNIFTELQSDLGIERTRKDLEDWATQGVLLLNATLTVRAHSPNSHKDLGWERFTDFIISEISARKEKVVFVLWGAFAQKKEELIDSSKHLIIKSAHPSPFSVYRGFYGSRPFSQVNAWLARHGQPQIQW, translated from the coding sequence ATGGCGGACTGGAAAGAAATACTTGCACCCATAAAAAACTCAACCTACTTCGAACAGCTCTGGAAGGATGTACAGTCAGAATATGCAGATACAAAATGCTTTCCGCCCAAAAAACAGATTTTCCGTGCCCTGGAACTTACTCCGTTTAATGAGCTAAGGGTCGTTATTCTCGGTCAGGATCCTTATCATAATGACGGACAGGCCAACGGTCTTTGTTTTTCGGTGTCCGAAAGTGTTGCTACGCCGCCGTCTTTAAAGAATATATTTACAGAGCTCCAGTCTGATTTAGGAATTGAACGTACCCGCAAAGACCTGGAAGACTGGGCTACGCAGGGCGTACTTCTGCTCAACGCCACGCTGACGGTAAGGGCGCATTCACCTAACTCACATAAGGATTTAGGTTGGGAGAGATTTACAGACTTCATCATCAGTGAGATTTCAGCCAGAAAAGAAAAAGTTGTTTTTGTTTTATGGGGTGCCTTCGCACAAAAAAAGGAGGAACTTATCGATTCCTCCAAACATCTGATTATTAAGTCGGCGCATCCTTCACCATTTTCGGTCTACCGCGGATTTTACGGCAGCCGGCCCTTTTCGCAGGTTAACGCTTGGCTTGCTCGCCACGGCCAACCCCAGATTCAATGGTAA
- a CDS encoding DUF456 domain-containing protein, with amino-acid sequence MDYELISLISIILLVLGIAGTILPVLPGLLLSLCGVLIYKFGTGSDLSMAYIWIFSLLTAASIVLNYVIPAKTNRKYGGTRWGSIGSVIGTFVGFFLPIPFGFLIGMFAGVFIGELLHDAGDRKKAFNSMKGALIGFIIGTGFNLMVGVAMFLVVLWDIINP; translated from the coding sequence ATGGATTACGAACTTATATCCCTCATAAGTATTATACTGCTTGTTCTTGGAATAGCAGGCACCATTCTGCCGGTTCTTCCGGGACTTTTACTAAGCCTGTGCGGTGTGCTAATTTATAAATTCGGGACAGGTTCAGATCTTTCTATGGCCTATATCTGGATATTTTCCCTCCTGACGGCAGCTTCCATAGTGCTGAATTACGTGATACCTGCCAAAACCAACCGAAAGTATGGCGGCACCCGTTGGGGAAGCATTGGTTCTGTAATCGGAACTTTTGTTGGTTTCTTCCTTCCTATCCCTTTTGGTTTTCTTATCGGTATGTTTGCCGGAGTCTTTATCGGTGAGTTACTCCATGATGCCGGCGACAGGAAAAAAGCCTTTAACTCTATGAAAGGTGCATTAATTGGCTTCATCATCGGTACCGGCTTTAACCTGATGGTTGGTGTGGCAATGTTTTTGGTTGTATTGTGGGACATCATTAACCCATAA
- a CDS encoding lacto-N-biose phosphorylase central domain-containing protein, producing MKKTIYLFLSIMLLSLYGCIRSDDNIVEVTNPTPVSTKKGSVSGKVMAKNGTKPIGGALVFTFDGQNKIYRTFSNAAGDFTLEAPEGQRTIHIQTGDGSNFRSEFTINVPKSDNVVAPLNVTKLNQVANMAYVKGSYDEIEDIVTGLGYLVTEIDYNDLKVMSTLSQYDVIFLNCGSRGQSHSGTSTPNNDTEIYDNLATFVSNGGSLYASDWDVAYLLGGNNNTPACNTAGGFIPDALMCSTSTGSATTYTNCAVSNVNLANALGFNTLDIQYDLGSWQKVISYDAAFWEVLVQRNNEALMLRTNKFHSTGAPAMPVGNSANSGWITICHDDNGTPVTLTINQNALQAHLGHGDSVGSCTGVSTSGNIYYTTFHNHATGNIGNTAPILQYVILNL from the coding sequence ATGAAAAAAACAATTTACCTTTTTCTAAGTATTATGCTGCTGTCACTGTACGGCTGTATACGCAGTGATGACAATATTGTTGAAGTGACCAACCCCACTCCGGTAAGCACTAAAAAAGGCAGCGTGAGCGGTAAGGTGATGGCTAAAAACGGAACCAAGCCCATAGGTGGCGCCCTGGTTTTCACCTTTGACGGCCAAAACAAAATTTACCGCACCTTCTCAAATGCAGCCGGTGATTTCACACTGGAGGCACCGGAAGGTCAGCGTACCATTCATATCCAGACGGGTGATGGGTCAAACTTCCGCTCCGAATTCACAATCAACGTACCGAAATCCGACAATGTTGTTGCCCCACTGAACGTAACCAAACTTAATCAGGTAGCCAATATGGCCTATGTTAAAGGCAGTTATGATGAAATTGAAGATATCGTGACGGGCCTTGGTTATCTGGTGACAGAAATTGATTATAACGACCTGAAGGTAATGAGCACACTATCGCAGTATGATGTTATTTTCCTGAACTGCGGTTCACGTGGACAAAGTCATTCCGGTACTTCAACACCAAATAATGACACCGAAATCTATGACAACCTGGCAACTTTTGTAAGTAATGGTGGCAGCCTCTATGCATCAGACTGGGACGTGGCGTACCTACTGGGTGGGAATAACAACACACCGGCCTGCAATACCGCCGGCGGTTTTATCCCGGATGCATTGATGTGTTCCACCAGTACAGGTTCGGCTACTACTTATACCAACTGTGCTGTGAGCAATGTGAACCTGGCAAACGCTTTAGGTTTCAATACGCTGGACATCCAGTACGATTTAGGTTCATGGCAGAAAGTCATCAGCTACGATGCAGCCTTCTGGGAAGTATTGGTACAGCGTAATAATGAAGCACTTATGCTTCGTACCAATAAATTCCACAGCACCGGCGCACCTGCCATGCCTGTCGGAAACTCGGCGAACAGTGGCTGGATTACCATTTGTCATGACGACAACGGAACGCCCGTTACGCTAACCATCAATCAAAATGCACTTCAGGCTCACCTGGGTCATGGTGATTCCGTAGGCTCATGTACAGGTGTTTCAACAAGCGGAAATATCTATTATACCACATTTCATAACCATGCAACGGGCAATATTGGAAATACTGCCCCCATCCTTCAGTATGTAATTTTAAATCTTTAA
- a CDS encoding mechanosensitive ion channel family protein, with protein sequence MKEEIQQTKTLLADLVSTIHRFIAENISDMWEVQVLIKFLMLFGIVIALDLLIKMILLPIFSSYRDGEKYPFLKAVHASGITRSVANIIALLLGNILFTAFFNDYHDKTFSFLQRVYNVVAIIAVARMGLRAMKAVENYFFYKKDYYKIVALKAISETLKTIGIFIFIVVLISVIFGIQGTTILGSLGAITAVLVLVFRDTILGFMTSLHVATSKNLKVGDWIGIPKYNLEGTIEEINLLTTKIQNFDKTKSTIPTYDLLSTEIKNMQVMSESNTRRIKRSISFNIKSFKFLSPDDIDKLSKINLVADYLKLKKEEIAAERAGLQNSDLLINGRQLTNIGVFREYTFNYLKNSAHIDQEGTLMVRQLENTPQGLPLEIYCFTNDSVWTNYEEIQSDIFDHLLVASREFDLEVMQFNKI encoded by the coding sequence ATGAAAGAGGAAATTCAGCAAACGAAGACTTTACTGGCAGATCTGGTATCAACGATCCACCGGTTTATTGCGGAAAATATTTCTGACATGTGGGAGGTGCAGGTTCTGATTAAGTTTCTGATGCTGTTCGGGATCGTAATTGCTTTGGATCTTCTGATAAAAATGATCCTGCTTCCGATTTTCTCCAGTTATCGTGACGGGGAAAAATATCCCTTCCTGAAAGCGGTGCACGCTTCCGGAATCACGCGCTCCGTAGCTAACATCATTGCGCTCCTGCTGGGTAACATTCTTTTCACGGCCTTTTTCAATGATTATCATGATAAGACCTTCAGTTTCCTGCAAAGGGTTTATAATGTGGTGGCAATTATTGCCGTTGCCAGAATGGGCCTGCGTGCAATGAAGGCTGTAGAAAATTACTTTTTCTACAAAAAGGATTATTACAAGATTGTGGCGCTGAAAGCCATTTCCGAGACCCTAAAGACCATCGGAATCTTCATCTTTATAGTGGTGCTGATTTCGGTAATCTTCGGAATTCAGGGAACCACTATCTTAGGTAGTCTGGGAGCCATCACCGCTGTTCTGGTCCTTGTTTTCCGCGATACTATCCTTGGTTTTATGACGAGCCTGCACGTTGCAACCTCCAAGAACCTCAAAGTGGGCGACTGGATCGGTATCCCAAAATATAACCTGGAAGGTACGATTGAGGAAATAAACCTCCTGACGACAAAAATCCAGAATTTTGATAAGACTAAATCTACAATTCCTACCTACGATCTTCTGTCTACGGAGATTAAAAACATGCAGGTGATGTCTGAGAGCAATACCAGACGTATAAAGCGGTCCATCAGTTTCAATATTAAATCGTTTAAATTCCTGAGCCCTGATGATATAGATAAGCTGTCCAAAATTAATTTAGTGGCAGATTACCTTAAACTGAAAAAAGAAGAAATTGCCGCCGAACGTGCAGGTCTGCAGAATTCCGATCTTCTTATAAACGGCCGTCAGCTTACCAACATTGGGGTCTTCAGGGAATATACTTTCAACTATTTAAAAAACAGTGCGCATATTGATCAGGAAGGTACTCTGATGGTTCGGCAGCTCGAAAATACGCCGCAGGGTCTGCCGCTTGAAATATACTGCTTTACAAATGATTCTGTCTGGACCAACTACGAAGAGATTCAGTCTGATATTTTTGACCATCTGCTTGTAGCTTCCCGTGAGTTTGACCTGGAGGTAATGCAGTTTAACAAAATTTAA
- a CDS encoding pyridoxine 5'-phosphate synthase has product MTKLSVNINKIATLRNARGGELPSVTEAAVKLQKFGAQGITIHPRPDERHITRKDVYDLKPLVITEYNIEGNPHRAFIDMVLEVKPEQVTLVPDADDAITSNAGWDCIKYGGFLTEVIKEFKDAGIRTSVFLDPNPEMVKYAAETGADRIELYTEAYAKNYVVNREQAVQDYVKTAEEAHLNGLGVNAGHDLSLDNIKYFADTVPGLLEVSIGHALISEALYMGMENTVQAYLKRLAKW; this is encoded by the coding sequence ATGACTAAACTCAGTGTAAATATAAACAAGATCGCCACACTTCGTAATGCGAGAGGTGGAGAATTGCCCAGTGTGACTGAGGCTGCGGTAAAACTTCAGAAATTCGGCGCGCAGGGAATTACAATCCATCCAAGACCGGACGAAAGGCATATCACCCGAAAAGACGTGTATGACCTGAAGCCGCTGGTTATAACTGAATATAATATTGAAGGAAATCCCCACCGGGCATTTATTGATATGGTTCTCGAGGTTAAACCCGAACAGGTAACGCTGGTGCCGGATGCTGATGATGCCATAACCTCCAATGCCGGTTGGGACTGCATAAAGTACGGTGGTTTTCTGACAGAAGTAATCAAGGAATTTAAAGACGCAGGCATTCGCACTTCAGTTTTTCTGGATCCCAATCCTGAAATGGTGAAATATGCCGCCGAAACAGGTGCGGACCGTATTGAACTCTACACGGAAGCATATGCAAAAAACTATGTGGTGAACAGGGAGCAGGCCGTTCAGGATTATGTGAAGACCGCTGAAGAAGCTCACCTTAACGGACTTGGAGTGAACGCCGGTCATGATTTAAGCCTCGACAATATTAAATACTTTGCTGATACTGTTCCGGGACTGTTGGAAGTGTCCATTGGACATGCTTTAATTTCCGAAGCACTTTACATGGGCATGGAAAATACAGTTCAGGCCTATCTGAAAAGGCTGGCTAAGTGGTAA
- a CDS encoding alpha/beta fold hydrolase encodes MNILHSKIYGQDKSGIPLLVFHGLFGMLDNWASFGKIMGDFFPVHLVDLRNHGKSFHSEDMSHDDLAHDIAHYMEAHKLEKVNLLGHSLGGKAVMQFAVKYPVKVEKLIVVDIAPKAYPPHHQGIIKALQTVNFEEMTSRQEVEDALKEYIPETSVIQFLAKNLYWTEDKKLAWRFNLDTLSNKYDQFVSNAIKFGVFTGETLFIGGAKSNYILPQDEFQIKQQFPHSSVVTIANAGHWVQAENPTDFNEVVKDFIFDIKKY; translated from the coding sequence ATGAATATTCTCCACTCGAAGATATACGGACAGGATAAATCCGGAATCCCATTGCTCGTATTTCATGGTCTTTTCGGAATGCTGGACAACTGGGCCAGTTTCGGAAAGATTATGGGCGATTTCTTTCCCGTTCATCTTGTCGACTTAAGAAACCACGGCAAAAGTTTCCACTCCGAGGATATGTCCCATGACGATCTTGCTCATGACATTGCTCACTATATGGAAGCACATAAGCTGGAAAAGGTAAATCTTCTCGGTCATTCCCTGGGTGGTAAGGCAGTGATGCAGTTTGCTGTGAAATATCCGGTAAAAGTAGAGAAACTGATTGTGGTTGATATCGCTCCCAAGGCTTATCCTCCGCATCATCAGGGAATTATTAAAGCCCTTCAGACTGTAAATTTTGAAGAAATGACCTCCAGGCAGGAAGTGGAAGATGCACTTAAGGAATATATTCCTGAAACCTCAGTCATTCAGTTTCTGGCTAAAAACCTATACTGGACCGAAGATAAAAAATTAGCCTGGCGCTTTAACCTGGATACGCTTTCCAATAAATATGACCAGTTTGTATCCAATGCCATTAAATTTGGGGTGTTTACCGGTGAAACGCTCTTTATCGGTGGTGCCAAATCGAACTATATCCTGCCTCAGGACGAGTTTCAAATAAAACAGCAGTTTCCTCATTCTTCTGTAGTGACCATTGCCAACGCTGGACACTGGGTCCAGGCTGAAAACCCAACCGATTTCAATGAAGTCGTTAAGGATTTCATATTCGATATTAAAAAATACTGA